The proteins below are encoded in one region of Ursus arctos isolate Adak ecotype North America unplaced genomic scaffold, UrsArc2.0 scaffold_24, whole genome shotgun sequence:
- the SPAG5 gene encoding sperm-associated antigen 5 has protein sequence MWRVKNLNVSLSPSPQPGKPAMRAPLRELILQPGALTNSGKGPPICSSPTSALCKLGLQEGSNTSSPLDFVNAKRTDSPPEQFGHPSKWLEACQHESDEQPLDMNPQTNSTPKISEEAVDPLDNNVVKTIVLVPSPVGQQQDVALEAHLDTMTETNSISADETLRPGDLLREWVAACKEDNFSEVVPTLPEKPIFQHPPSHVLECLPNPCSEQHCSKESLRGGRTEAVAEDLVPSESNIFLPSSMLWLSPSTALAADFPASHVDPGEEIVEHRSIEERELSFPTLPEKAELEDQALVSYTEDTPSTCLTPNPGEMESQAAPGPAVEDAGRVLISDTGPWMSPLAWLEKDVNTSIMLESLRQSLSLPSVLRDAAISTTPFPTCSVGTWFTPPEAQEKSTNTSQADPAGIKDGTSETEHLLWGNHPPDLTALSRHDLEDNLLNSLVILEVLSRQLRAWKSQLTVPHSEVQDSSTQTDTSPNGISKKPQHLQESQEIGQALQQARNVMQSWVLVSKELISLLHLSLLHLEEDKTTVSQESRRAETLVSCCCDVLKKLKTRLQSLKAEREEAKHKEEMALRGKDAAEAVLEAFCAHASQRISQLEQDLASMGDFRGLLKETQAQMVGLHAEQEEVAQQTASLTSNLQQDWISMQLDYVTWTALLSRSQQLTEKLKAKSQQTLQERDAAIEEKQQVSRELEQATTHLEDCKGRIEQLELENSRLATDLQAQLQSLASMESQLKELQSQHARCTQDLAMKEELFCQLTQSNEEQTAQWQKEEVALKHMQAELQQQQAVLAKEVQDLKETLEFADQENQVAHLELGQVECQLKTTLEALRERSLQCEDLKDTVENLKANLASTIAENQEQHLEKTRQYSQELGVLTEQLQRLTLFLQGKLKKAEPETPLLSTACAPAQEYPPPADSAFLGSVLTAMADEEPEAAPVPLLGSDKSAFTRVASMVSLQPTEIPGMEKSLAEMGTVTLELQSLCSLLQESKEEAVRALQQKICDLQARLQAQEEQHQEAQKAKEADIEKLNQALCLRYKNEKELQEVIQQQNEKILEQINRSGELISLREEVTQLTRSLRRAETETKVLQETLAGQLNPDCQPMATNWIQEKVWLSQEVDKLRVMFLEMKNEKAKLMVKFQSHRNILEENLRRSDKELKKLDDIVQHIYETLQSIPEVVRGCKELQGLLEFLS, from the exons ATGTGGCGGGTGAAAAACCTGAACGTTAGCCTGTCGCCTTCGCCCCAACCG GGAAAACCAGCTATGAGAGCTCCTCTTCGAGAACTTATCCTGCAGCCCGGTGCCCTCACCAACTCTGGAAAAGGGCCCCCGATATGCTCCTCGCCGACCTCAGCACTGTGCAAGCTGGGATTGCAG GAAGGCAGCAACACCTCATCTCCACTGGATTTTGTCAATGCCAAGAGGACAGATTCCCCCCCAGAACAGTTCGGCCATCCCTCAAAGTGGCTAGAAGCTTGTCAACATGAATCAGATGAGCAACCCCTAGATATGAATCCCCAAACCAACTCTACTCCCAAAATATCTGAGGAAGCAGTAGATCCACTGGACAACAATGTGGTTAAAACCATAGTCCTTGTACCCTCTCCCGTGGGGCAGCAGCAAGATGTTGCACTTGAGGCTCATTTAGATACCATGACAGAGACAAATAGCATTTCTGCAGATGAGACTTTGAGGCCAGGAGATCTGCTAAGAGAGTGGGTGGCGGCCTGCAAAGAAGACAACTTCTCAGAAGTTGTTCCCACTTTGCCTGAGAAACCTATATTTCAGCATCCTCCATCCCACGTCTTGGAGTGTCTACCAAATCCTTGTTCTGAGCAACACTGCTCCAAAGAAAGCCTCAGAGGTGGTAGGACTGAGGCTGTGGCTGAGGACTTAGTCCCTTCTGAAAGTAACATCTTCTTGCCTTCCTCCATGCTCTGGCTCTCCCCTTCAACTGCCTTAGCAGCAGATTTCCCTGCCAGTCATGTAGACCCAGGGGAGGAAATTGTAGAGCACAGATCtatagaagaaagagaacttaGCTTTCCCACACTCCCTGAGAAGGCTGAATTAGAAGATCAAGCACTTGTCTCATATACGGAAGATACTCCATCCACATGTCTGACCCCAAATCCAGGAGAAATGGAATCCCAggcagctccaggcccagcagtAGAAGATGCTGGTAGGGTTCTCATCTCTGATACAGGGCCTTGGATGTCCCCACTCGCCTGGCTGGAAAAAGATGTAAATACTTCGATCATGCTGGAAAGTCTCCGCCAGAGCTTATCCCTTCCCTCTGTGCTTCGGGATGCTGCGATTAGCACTACCCCTTTCCCTACTTGCTCGGTGGGGACTTGGTTTACTCCTccagaagcacaggaaaagagTACAAACACCTCCCAGGCAGACCCAGCAGGTATCAAGGATGGTACTTCTGAGACAGAGCACCTCTTATGGGG CAACCATCCTCCGGATCTGACTGCCTTATCTCGACATGACCTAGAAGATAACCTGCTGAACTCTCTTGTCATTCTGGAGGTTCTCTCCCGCCAGTTGCGGGCCTGGAAGAGCCAGCTGACTGTCCCTCACTCCGAAGTTCAAGACAGTAGCACACAGACTGACACATCTCCCAATGGG ATAAGTAAGAAACCTCAGCATCTTCAGGAGAGCCAAGAGATTGGACAGGCTCTGCAGCAGGCCAGGAATGTCATG CAGTCATGGGTGCTGGTTTCTAAAGAGCTGATATCCTTGCTTCATCTATCTCTGTTGCATTTAGAGGAAGATAAAACTACTGTGAGTCAGGAG TCTCGGCGTGCAGAAACCCTGGTCTCCTGCTGTTGTGACGTgttgaagaaattgaagacaagGCTTCAGAGCCTCAAAGCAGAAAGGGAGGAGGCAAAGCACAAAGAGGAAATGGCCCTCAGAGGCAAGGATGCG GCAGAGGCTGTGCTAGAGGCTTTCTGTGCACACGCTAGCCAGCGCATCAGCCAGCTGGAACAGGACCTGGCATCCATGGGGGACTTCAGAGGCCTTCTGAAGGAGACCCAGGCCCAAATG GTAGGGCTTCATGCTGAGCAAGAAGAGGTGGCTCAGCAGACAGCGAGTCTGACTTCAAACTTACAACAGGACTGGATATCCATGCAATTGGAT TATGTAACATGGACAGCCTTGCTGAGCCGGTCTCAACAACTCACAGAGAAACTCAAAGCCAAGAGCCAGCAGACCCTGCAGGAGCGTGATGCTGCAATTGAGGAAAAGCAGCAG GTTTCCAGGGAGCTGGAACAAGCTACTACCCATTTAGAGGACTGCAAAGGCCGAATAGAACAACTGGAGTTGGAAAACAGCCGCCTAGCAAcag ATCTCCAGGCTCAGCTGCAGAGTCTGGCCAGCATGGAAAGTCAGCTAAAAGAGCTACAGAGTCAGCACGCCCGTTGTACCCAGGACCTGGCCATGAAGGAGGAGCTGTTCTGCCAGCTTACCCAGAGCAATGAGGAGCAGACTGCTCA GTGGCAAAAGGAAGAGGTGGCACTAAAACACATGCAGGCAGAGCTGCAGCAACAACAGGCTGTCCTGGCCAAGGAGGTGCAAGACCTGAAGGAGACCCTGGAG TTTGCAGACCAAGAGAATCAGGTTGCTCACCTAGAGCTGGGCCAGGTGGAATGTCAGTTGAAAACCACGCTGGAAGCACTCCGGGAGCGCAGCCTGCAGTGTGAGGACCTCAAGGACACTGTGGAGAACCTGAA GGCTAACCTGGCTAGCACCATAGCAGAGAACCAGGAACAACACCTGGAGAAGACACGCCAGTATTCCCAAGAGCTAGGGGTGCTGACTGAGCAACTACAGAGACTCACCCTCTTCCTACAGGGAAAACTAAAGAAG GCTGAACCAGAGACCCCCCTGCTAAGCACAGCCTGTGCTCCTGCCCAGGAATACCCTCCGCCTGCCGACAGTGCCTTCTTGGGAAGCGTCTTGACAGCAATGGCAGATGAAG agccAGAAGCAGCTCCTGTGCCCTTGCTTGGAAGTGACAAGAGTGCTTTCACCCGAGTAGCATCAATGGTTTCCCTTCAGCCTACAG AGATCCCAGGCATGGAGAAGAGCCTGGCAGAAATGGGTACAGTGACTCTGGAGCTTCAAAGCCTGTGTTCCCTGCTGCAAGAGTCTAAAGAAGAAGCCGTCAGGGCTCTGCAGCAAAAGAT TTGCGATCTGCAGGCTAGGCTACAGGCCCAGGAAGAACAGCATCAGGAAGCCCAGAAGGCAAAGGAGGCAGACATAGAGAAGCTGAACCAGGCCTTGTGCTTGCGCTACAAG AATGAAAAGGAGCTCCAGGAAGTGATACAACAGCAGAACGAGAAGATCCTAGAACAGATAAACAGGAGTGGAGAGCTCATA AGCCTTAGAGAGGAGGTGACCCAGCTCACCCGCTCACTTCGGCGTGCGGAGACAGAGACTAAGGTGCTGCAAGAGACCCTAGCAGGTCAGCTGAACCCCGACTGTCAGCCTATGGCCACTAACTGGATCCAGGAGAAAGTGTGGCTCTCCCAAGAG GTGGACAAGTTGAGGGTGATGTTCCTGGAGATGAAAAATGAGAAGGCAAAACTCATGGTCAAGTTCCAGAGCCAT AGAAACATACTAGAGGAGAATCTTCGGCGATCTGACAAGGAGTTAAAGAAACTAGATGACATTGTTCAGCATATTTATGAG ACTCTGCAGTCCATCCCAGAGGTTGTGAGGGGTTGCAAGGAGCTACAGGGATTGCTGGAATTTCTGAGCTAA